From the genome of Corallococcus macrosporus DSM 14697:
TCCCCCTGGGACACCCGACGTCCCAGGGGGCAGGCCCCCGTCACCCGCGCGTCACGGCGCCCAGGGCCCGGACGGCGCCGGCGGCAGGAAGGGCGCGGTGACCAGCGGCGTCTGGAGGCTGTCCACGTGGGACACGCGAACCCCCGCGTCGGAGATGGTGTAGACGTAGTCGTCCGCCATGATGCTGCGGCGCACCGTGGGCTGCCAGTACCAGCTCCAGTTCCGGAAGTTGAACGCCTGGTACATGTCCCGCATGGAGACGGTGCCCACCGGCGAGAAGCCCGTGGCCGTGTCCACCCGGAAGACGCGCAGCTCGCTGCGGAAGCCGGACCAGTAGTCGTACGCGGTGTAATCCCAGTCCGTGAAGGGCAGCGCCAGCAGCCCCTTGGCGGGGAAGTAGGTGAAGGCCTTGTGCTCGTGCAGCGCCTCGCTGTGGCTGCTCATGGAGCCCAGCTGGTGCGTGAAGGTCTCCCGGGGGTTCGCCAGGTCGCTCACGTCGAAGAGCGACAGCTTCAGGGCGCGGCCCTCCCAGGTGCCGTCCTCGGCGCGGTGCTCGCCGAAGGTGAGCAGGTGCGTGTCCCCCAGCGGGTGGATGTACGTGGAGAAGCCCGGAATCTTCAGCTCGCCCACCTTGCGCGGGTTCGCCGGGTCGCTCAGGTCGAAGGTGAAGAGCGGGTCCACCTGCCGGAAGGTGACCACGTAGCCCCGCGTGCCCATGAAGCGCGCGCTGAAGATGCGCTCGCCCCGGGCCAGGTCCTCGCTGCGGCCCAGCGCCTTCAGGTGCCCGCCCTCCTCGCGGAACGTCACCACGCGGTTGACCGTCTCCGGCGGTGTCCACACGGTGTCGCCTTCGTTGTCCGGGTGCGCCTGGGGCGGCACCTCCACGGTGGTGGCCACGCGCAGGACGCCGTCATGCTCGTCCATGGCGAACTGGTTGATGATGAAGCCCTCCACCGTGCCGCTGCCCACGTAGGCGGCCTGGCCCGGGTCGCTGAGGTCGAACTTGTGGAGGTAGGTGTGCGTCGTCTGGCCCGCCTCCGGCCACCACCACCAGTGGCGAGACGCCACGTAGAGCGAGTCCTGGGACGCGTACACCTCGCCGGGCTGCCCCACCACGCTGGTCCGGCCAGGCGATGAATCACTCGCGTCCAGGTTCAGCGACAGCACCGACACCAGGCCCAGCCCGGTGGGCCCGTTGGCGCGGTAGAACGACGTGCAGTCATACGACAGCGGCTTCACCTCGCCCTCCGCCGTCACGCGCCGGCCCTTCGGCAGCCA
Proteins encoded in this window:
- a CDS encoding beta-propeller domain-containing protein, translating into MSRPPLAWHRRGPGAASGAEVKREGRMRQWKRWSWAGVVAVVAAGCDEGGTKLSPVDNEPVQQEARLESFPGCEALERHIEDTATKQMRASLEAYKQYVYADDGRGGESPPTTGAPMPQEDNAGGGERPTDYTGTNNQVAGVHEADFVQNDGTRIFVLSGPRLYIHRSWPAEQLTRTAALEVEGWPREMLLDAERNRLVITSAVAEDRPGTTAGGRGGADVPVMDCAGLGCGYASGNTVKVTVVDVADLEAPRVLEQIYLPGGYLSARRVDSAVRLVFSDGFRWPADVRLYPEYSPGLFNDRDRLVAYIDGLIQQNEQRIRAQALEYWLPKGRRVTAEGEVKPLSYDCTSFYRANGPTGLGLVSVLSLNLDASDSSPGRTSVVGQPGEVYASQDSLYVASRHWWWWPEAGQTTHTYLHKFDLSDPGQAAYVGSGTVEGFIINQFAMDEHDGVLRVATTVEVPPQAHPDNEGDTVWTPPETVNRVVTFREEGGHLKALGRSEDLARGERIFSARFMGTRGYVVTFRQVDPLFTFDLSDPANPRKVGELKIPGFSTYIHPLGDTHLLTFGEHRAEDGTWEGRALKLSLFDVSDLANPRETFTHQLGSMSSHSEALHEHKAFTYFPAKGLLALPFTDWDYTAYDYWSGFRSELRVFRVDTATGFSPVGTVSMRDMYQAFNFRNWSWYWQPTVRRSIMADDYVYTISDAGVRVSHVDSLQTPLVTAPFLPPAPSGPWAP